CTCTCTCTTCCCAGGAGTCCCATGTCTCCGCGTCCCTTTCGCATCGATGTGCCCCAGGCCGTGCTCACGGATCTTCAACGCCGCCTGGAGGCCACGCGCTTCCCCGAGCCGCTGCCCGGTGAGCCCTGGCAGCGCGGCGCCGATGTCGCCTATGTCCGCGAGCTGTGCGCGTACTGGCGTGAGCGCTACGACTGGCGCAAGCACGAGGCCGAGCTCAACCGCTTCCCTCAATTCCTGTGCGAGGTGGAGGGCGTGGACCTCCACTTCTGGCACGTCCGGGGCAAGGGCCCGTCTCCTTTGCCACTCTTGCTGACGCACGGCTGGCCCGGCTCCATCTACGAGTTCCATCACCTCATCGAGCCGCTGACGGACCCCGCCGCGTACGGAGGCGACGCCCGGGACGCCTTCGACGTGATCATCCCCGCGCTGCCCGGCTATGGCTTCAGCGGCAAGCCGCGCGAGCCGGGCTGGGATGCCACGCGCGTGGCCGCCGTGTTCGACCGGCTCATGGTCGAGCACCTGGGCTACTCCCGCTATGGGGCGCAGGGCGGTGATTGGGGAGGCGTCGTCACCACGGCGCTCGGGGTGGAGCACGCCGAGCACCTGGTGGGCATCCATCTCAACTTCGCCCTCGCGTCGCCGCCGCCCGGACAGGAGCAGAGCGAGCTGGCGCGGGAGTATGGCCAGAAGATGGCGGCGTTCTCCGCCGCCGAGAGCGGCTACAGCCACGTGCAGGGCACCAAGCCCATGTCGCTGGGCATCGGGCAGGCGGATTCCCCCGCGGGGCTCGCCGCGTGGATCGTCGAGAAGTTCCGCACCTGGAGCGATTGTGGCGGGGACGTCGAGCGCGCCTTCTCCAAGGACTGGCTGCTGACGAACCTGATGTTCTACTGGGCGCCCAACAGCATCGCGAGCGCGGCCAACCTCTATTACGAGACCTTCGGCATGCAGCGCCTGGACTTGAAGAAGCCGGTGCGCGTGCCCACGGCGATCGCGGACTTCCCCAAGGAGCTCACCCACACGCCCCGGCCCTGGTTGGAGGCGCGCTTCAACCTGCGGCGCTACACGGAGATGCCGCGAGGGGGCCACTTCGCCGCCGCGGAACAGCCGGAACTGTTCCTGAAGGACGTCCGCTCGTTCTTCCGGGAGCTTCGCTAGGAAACCGGGGGAAGTTTCTCCCCGGTAAGTCTTACCGCTCCCGGACGGGCTCCCGGCCCCCGCTCCACATAACCCCCCGAAATCACGGCCTCATCTCCCACGAGCACGCTGGCATTCGGACTGCAATAGCCCTCTGGCACGAAGTCGGGATGAGGCAGCACGGGGCGGTACGGGGCAGGACGGGCGGGTCGGGAAGTACGGGGCAGGACGGGCGGGTCGGGGTCGGGAAAGACAACCATTTCAGGGGGAGAAGGAGTCGAACGGGGGCAGTACGGGGAGCGCCACTTGGGGAAGTGGCGCAAGCAAAGTGAGTCGGGGAGGAGCTGCTGGGGAGCGGCTCCTCCCCGATTCCTTTTTGGCCTCCCTTTGCATGCCGCCCGCGCGGCGCGGTGAAGCTCCCTTCATTTCGTCTTGTCCCCATCTAAGCCAGTTCTGGCTCAGATAGGTCCCTTGCTGGAACGTCTCGCACCAAGCCCAATGTCCATTGATGGAGCCGCTCCCCTACATCCAGAAATCCACAAGTGGTGAACGGTTATCGTCTAACATGTAATATGCCGTGCTCAACGGATGCTTCAGAATGGGACTAAATGATCAAACTGAACAAGGAACGTCGGTACTGGTTCGATAGACACCACAACACAGCGCAGCTCATTCGTGCGTGCTTTGATGCTCTTCCGGATCCAAACAAGGCATCCCCGAGTGTACTCCACGCACTCTGTCGGTTAACTTGGATTACTCACTCGAATCGTGGCGTGGCTGACAACAGAGAGGCTGTTGTCATTCCGTCCCTTTGTGAAATTCTTAACATCACCCCCGCAGCAAGCCGACAGGATGATTTACTGCATGCTCTTGCACGAATAAATGCGCCCCAGACAATTTGCGCAGCAGCCAAGGCTGAAGTTGGGTTCACAGATTTCTACGCTCCCTTTCGAAACACTTCGTGGAATTGGATGACAACCCATGCCACGAAAATCCGGCCACTTATGGTTGCGGCCCGTAGATTGAAATCAGACTCAAGCGCGAGTTCGCTGTACGACTTGATCAGTCAGCTACCGCCCATCCCAAGGAAAGTGGGAGGACCCCTCCCAGCAGCAAATCTGTTAACTCCCCTTGTAGCCTGTCTCGATCCGCGCGCACGAGCACCAATCATCAACAGCGCGAAGAGCGTCACCCTAGCATTGAAACAACTGGGACTTTTTCACGCGACACTTAGCGAAAAATTTAGCGGGCTTGTTGGTCTGATTGGCCAAGCAGGAATCGAGGACGCATTTTTTCTGGACGTTTGCCTCGATCTGCTTGGAAAGACGGTCTTGGGAAAGGCCGTCGACCCCATCGACTCTCAAAAAGCAGAAAAGCTTACACAGGAACCCCCCAAAAAGGATGGAGCAAATAGCGCTCCGCTTGGACTCAAGGATGCTGAAGATCTCAAGGTAATCTCTCTCGGAGGAACTAAAAAGCGCGCTCAGTTACACAACAAGATGACAAACAGACTCCTAGCCCTCTGCAAGAAACATAAACTAACAGTGGATGAAGGGAGCGACAAAGCATGCCGCTACGACGCTCGAATACAGAATTACGCAAAAGGGAGGGATCTTCTGATCGAGGCAAAGACTTCCACAGAAATCGCCGATTCGCGGCTTGCCGTTGGCCAACTTCTGGACTACAGACGGCACCTAGCAAAAAGGGCCAGCACAGACATTGCTGTGCTTTTGCCACAACGCCCTGATTCTAAAGTAATGAATTTCCTCGACGACGTAGGGGTCAAACTGATCTGGTTCAAGGAAGACTTCAAAAGCATAACTGGAGAAATTGAACTATGAGCGCATTACTATGAGCGCATTAAAGAAGCAAGAGCCGCTCCAGCATCATCTATTGACAACCTCGAAAGGTCCGTGTTCCGATCAGGACAGCACGGACCCAGATAAATTCTTTCCACTATAAACTAAAGAACTATCGATCAATCACCTGGCGGAGCCCTGAGCCATCCCCTCATTTTAACAGGCGAGCAAGGGAGCGCCGCGTAGGCCGAGTAGTGCGAGAAGTAGGACCCGCATGCTTACTTCTGCGGTCATGCGTAAGCCTCGCCTTGATGACCAGCAGGTGCATACCTTTCTGGAGTCCCTCTTCGAAGAAGACCTGCACGCCAAGCGCGTGTTGTCCCTGGCCTACGCGGTCCTGGGTGTCATTCACGCTGCCAGCCTGGGGGTTCATCTCATTGGCAAAGCCCTGGCGTGGGCGCGAGGCACCAAGAGCAAGCATGGGGTGAAGCAGGTGGACCGGCTCTTGTCCAACCAAGGGATTGATGTCTGGGCGCTGTTCGCACAGTGGGTGCCCTTTGCCTTGGGACAGAGAAGCGAGGCACTGGTGGCGCTGGACTGGACGGACTTCGATGCGGATGGGCAGACAACGCTGGTGGCGTCGTTGGTGGCGAGCCATGGACGCACGACGCCCCTGGTCTGGCTCACGGTGGAGAAGTCCGCCTTGGAGGGGATGCGCAATGACGTTGAGGATTTCGTACTCAATCGACTGCGGCAGGTGGTGCCCGAGCGGGTGCGGCTCACACTACTGGCCGACCGGGGCTTTGGAGACCAGAAGTTCTATGCGCTGCTCGAGCAACTGAAGTTTGACTACGTGGTGCGCTTCCGTCAGTGCATTCAAGTGATGGATGAGACGGGAGAGAAGAAGAGCGCGGGCGAGTGGGTGCCCGAATCGGGCCGGGCGGTGCGCATGGTGGGAGCGCGAGTCACCCAGGACGAAGCGCCCGTGGGGGCTGTGGTGTGCGTGAAGCAGAAGGGAATGAAGGAGGCGTGGTGCCTGGCGACGAGCTTGAAAGAAGCGACGGCGGCCTTCGTGGTGGGGCTGTATGGCAAGAGGTTTCGAACGGAGGAAACCTTCCGCGACATGAAGGACTTGCGTTTTGGAATGGGCCTGTCGTCGGTGAGGGTCCGCTCGACGGAGAGGCGGGACCGGCTGCTGTTGGTGAGCGCGCTGGCCTGCGCATTGCTGACGCTGCTGGGGGCGGCGGGGGAGAGCTTGGGGATGGAGCGCTACCTCAAAGCCAACACAGTGAAGACGCGCACCTACTCCCTCTTCCGGCAGGGCTGTGAGTATTACCAGGCCATCCCGATGATGCCGGAGGAGCAGCTCGTCCCGCTGATGAAGCGATTCGCTTCGCTGTTACGTGAACAGCCAGTTTTTCAGGAATTTCTCGGCCCAATATGAGGGGATGGGTCAGGGCGGAGCCGCCAGGTGCCCGGATTCATTGATGCGGCAGGTCGGCTCCAGCCAATTTATCGATTGCTCTTGAGTGCAGCAGGAAAAGGAAAGTTAGACGGAAAGCGCTCTCTAGTATTACCCAGTCATTTCGCACCCAATCCGAAGGAAATTCTCCGCAGAGGATTGCCGAAGCCCCCTGGGCAGCGACCAAGTAGTATCAGAGGGAGCCATCGTTGAGCGTAATAGCAAGCGTGCCGTCAATGAGACGGGCGCTCACCGGACCAGCATTTTCCTGTGCCTGGCTCACCTCGTACACCTCAATTTTGTTGCCCTCGGCAACCTGGACGCGCGCACCATAGGACCAAGTGGGGCCGCGCAAGTTTTCGCTTGGTTTGTAGTGAAAGGACCAGCTTGACTGGCCTTCAGCATTCACGGTGAAGGATTGGAGCTGCGCGTCCTGACGCACATCACGCGTCAGGCCGACGCTCATGTCCCACGACAGCCAGCCGCGGCCCTTGCACTCTTTCACGCCCAAGTATTTGCGGTAACCGCAACCGCGCAGGCGGGCAGGCACATGCACGCAGCGGGCTCCACTAACGTTGGGAGGACCGGCGTTCGAGCCGCAGTTCTTGCCGGTTTCGGCGAAGTGAGTAATGTCGGAGACTTGCCAGCCTTCGGCCGCGCACACTTGCTGACTGACGTCGGTGTTGATGTCACAATCGCCGGATTTGCCCGAATCATAATTGTGTAACTGCTTGCGGGTTTCGGCGACAAGAGTGGTGGGTTTTATCCAGGCGCTGATCGAGACTTGGCGGCGCGGCACGAGCGTGGCGGATGCCTGAAGCTCAAGGCGTTCCTTAGTTGTCGAACAGAAGAGAAAAATCTTCCGCTTGCGGTTCTCAGCAGGCACGCGAAGCGCAACCGAGCGCTCAGCAGTGATCGCACCCACGATCGCATCGGGGACTGCGACACGCAGTTCACCAGCGCTGCGCGCGATAACACGTGCTGGGGTGCCGTCAACCGTCACCTCGCTGGCGGCCGGCCAGTCGAGGAAGTTGCCGCGGATCGTGATCTCCGGTGTGTCGCGGCCGAG
Above is a window of Cystobacter fuscus DNA encoding:
- a CDS encoding epoxide hydrolase family protein, with protein sequence MSPRPFRIDVPQAVLTDLQRRLEATRFPEPLPGEPWQRGADVAYVRELCAYWRERYDWRKHEAELNRFPQFLCEVEGVDLHFWHVRGKGPSPLPLLLTHGWPGSIYEFHHLIEPLTDPAAYGGDARDAFDVIIPALPGYGFSGKPREPGWDATRVAAVFDRLMVEHLGYSRYGAQGGDWGGVVTTALGVEHAEHLVGIHLNFALASPPPGQEQSELAREYGQKMAAFSAAESGYSHVQGTKPMSLGIGQADSPAGLAAWIVEKFRTWSDCGGDVERAFSKDWLLTNLMFYWAPNSIASAANLYYETFGMQRLDLKKPVRVPTAIADFPKELTHTPRPWLEARFNLRRYTEMPRGGHFAAAEQPELFLKDVRSFFRELR
- a CDS encoding IS4 family transposase — its product is MRKPRLDDQQVHTFLESLFEEDLHAKRVLSLAYAVLGVIHAASLGVHLIGKALAWARGTKSKHGVKQVDRLLSNQGIDVWALFAQWVPFALGQRSEALVALDWTDFDADGQTTLVASLVASHGRTTPLVWLTVEKSALEGMRNDVEDFVLNRLRQVVPERVRLTLLADRGFGDQKFYALLEQLKFDYVVRFRQCIQVMDETGEKKSAGEWVPESGRAVRMVGARVTQDEAPVGAVVCVKQKGMKEAWCLATSLKEATAAFVVGLYGKRFRTEETFRDMKDLRFGMGLSSVRVRSTERRDRLLLVSALACALLTLLGAAGESLGMERYLKANTVKTRTYSLFRQGCEYYQAIPMMPEEQLVPLMKRFASLLREQPVFQEFLGPI